In Saccharicrinis fermentans DSM 9555 = JCM 21142, a genomic segment contains:
- a CDS encoding type II toxin-antitoxin system RelE/ParE family toxin — protein MTITSKGKGKSGGARVITYLISEDNKVYLTYIYDKSQLENITKEQIIELLKKAGFVL, from the coding sequence TTGACTATAACCTCTAAAGGCAAAGGAAAATCTGGGGGTGCAAGGGTAATCACTTATTTGATTAGTGAGGACAACAAAGTTTACCTTACATACATTTACGACAAGAGCCAGCTCGAAAACATTACCAAAGAACAAATTATTGAACTGCTTAAAAAAGCAGGTTTTGTTTTATAA
- a CDS encoding prevent-host-death protein — MLVISSREFRQNQKKYFERADSGEQIIVQRGKDKSYALTPVNEDDIYFNAEMLQKIKQSIEEVKQGKVKQVTTPEGISDLLGL; from the coding sequence ATGTTAGTAATCAGTAGTAGAGAATTTAGGCAAAATCAAAAAAAGTATTTTGAGAGAGCTGACAGCGGAGAACAAATTATAGTTCAAAGAGGAAAAGATAAGTCTTATGCTTTAACGCCAGTCAATGAGGATGATATTTATTTTAATGCAGAAATGCTGCAGAAAATAAAACAAAGCATAGAAGAAGTAAAACAGGGTAAAGTAAAACAAGTTACAACACCTGAGGGAATAAGCGATTTATTAGGACTATGA
- a CDS encoding type II toxin-antitoxin system YoeB family toxin translates to MYSRRINGKHRLVYSIEEEKITVHVLSTWGHYGHK, encoded by the coding sequence ATATATTCCAGAAGAATCAATGGTAAACACCGTTTGGTATACTCGATTGAAGAAGAGAAAATTACAGTTCATGTATTAAGTACCTGGGGACACTACGGCCATAAATAA